In the Chroococcidiopsis sp. SAG 2025 genome, one interval contains:
- a CDS encoding GMC family oxidoreductase has translation MIIDDRYYDVIIVGTGAGGGTLARKLASTGKKILLLDRGELIHRESSELVDTEVFKKEQFHAPEPWYDNAGEPFYPQTYYAVGGNTKIWSGVLQRMRERDFEEVQHQGGVSPAWGLKYQDFEPYYTEAEKLYQVHGKVADDPTEPPHSEAYPFGEVAHEPMVQRIGENLSQQGLHPVHLPLGLGDGREANRLRHRGRTDAEDTGVSPILNSENVTLKTSAQVVCLHTNPSGSEIKAVQAKIGEQSYLFLGNIVVLACGAVNSAALLLRSANEKHPNGIANGSGQVGRNLMKQLLSVVVQLTSTANSGSFSRTLGLNDFYWGDKDFPYPMGHVQNSGGIFQDVIFAEAPPILSALSRLMPNFGLRQLATHSIGWWLKTEDLPDPNNRVRYVGDKLRIDYTANNVEAHDRLVYRWVDVLKSVEQSQPNIFNRTTHPRSDMPVQVVAHQCGTCRFGEDPTTSVLDLNCRTHGVQNLYVVDSSFFPSHASVSPGLTVIANALRVGDRLIEQLK, from the coding sequence ATGATAATTGACGATCGCTACTATGACGTAATTATTGTTGGTACGGGTGCAGGCGGCGGGACGCTGGCGCGAAAGCTGGCATCAACTGGTAAAAAGATCTTGCTGCTCGATCGCGGAGAACTGATCCATCGTGAAAGTTCGGAGTTGGTCGATACAGAAGTTTTTAAGAAAGAGCAATTTCACGCGCCAGAACCCTGGTACGACAACGCAGGAGAACCGTTTTATCCACAAACATATTACGCCGTTGGTGGCAATACAAAAATTTGGAGTGGCGTTTTGCAGCGAATGCGCGAACGTGATTTTGAGGAAGTGCAGCATCAGGGTGGGGTTTCTCCGGCATGGGGATTGAAATATCAAGACTTTGAGCCTTACTATACGGAAGCTGAGAAGTTGTATCAAGTCCACGGTAAAGTCGCAGATGACCCCACCGAGCCGCCCCATAGCGAAGCCTATCCTTTTGGGGAAGTTGCTCATGAGCCGATGGTACAACGCATTGGCGAAAACCTTTCTCAGCAAGGGTTGCATCCCGTCCATTTGCCGCTAGGGTTGGGCGATGGTCGCGAAGCGAACCGCCTGCGGCATCGCGGTAGAACCGATGCTGAAGACACCGGAGTTAGCCCCATCCTCAACAGCGAAAACGTGACGCTTAAAACCTCTGCTCAGGTTGTTTGTCTGCATACCAACCCATCAGGATCGGAGATCAAAGCAGTTCAAGCAAAAATTGGGGAACAGTCCTATTTGTTTTTAGGCAATATTGTAGTGCTTGCCTGTGGTGCTGTGAACTCGGCGGCATTGCTGCTGCGGTCTGCCAACGAAAAACATCCCAACGGTATTGCGAATGGCTCCGGTCAGGTGGGGCGAAATTTGATGAAACAACTGCTATCGGTTGTGGTGCAGTTAACCTCTACCGCTAATTCTGGGTCATTTTCCCGCACGCTAGGGCTAAATGATTTTTATTGGGGAGACAAGGATTTTCCGTATCCGATGGGTCACGTACAAAACTCTGGTGGTATTTTTCAAGATGTCATTTTTGCCGAAGCACCACCGATTTTATCGGCATTGTCTCGGCTAATGCCAAATTTCGGCTTGCGGCAGTTGGCAACCCATTCAATCGGTTGGTGGCTGAAAACGGAAGACTTGCCCGATCCCAACAATCGCGTTCGCTATGTGGGAGACAAACTGCGAATTGATTACACGGCGAATAATGTAGAAGCGCACGATCGCCTGGTATATCGTTGGGTTGATGTATTAAAAAGCGTCGAGCAGTCTCAGCCTAATATATTTAACCGCACAACCCATCCGCGCAGTGATATGCCCGTACAAGTCGTTGCTCATCAGTGCGGCACTTGTCGGTTTGGAGAAGATCCGACGACTTCTGTGTTGGATCTGAACTGTCGTACCCACGGAGTGCAAAATCTCTATGTCGTAGACAGCAGTTTTTTCCCATCTCATGCCAGTGTTAGTCCTGGCTTGACTGTCATTGCAAATGCTTTGCGGGTGGGCGATCGCTTAATCGAGCAGTTGAAGTAA
- a CDS encoding cytochrome c oxidase subunit II has product MMKLRAILIMTVYAILVAMTSLWMAKQSYSWFPPEAAAEAKLLDDLFSLFTGLGTFIYLGVIGPFLYSLVFHRASKYDMSDGPPIEGNTWLEIVWTAVPLVLVLTLSFVSYRTYEKMAVRGPMELVHLHMPQIIQPAYAEPFDSKPQQEIQNAVETAPIEQIDVTAKQWAWIFHYPKQDITSTELHLPVDRRVRFTLRSQDVLHGFYIPAFRLKQDVVPNHEIDFELTPVKTGTYRLRDSMFSGTYFAANQADVVVQPFNEYQQWLADAAAGSPTPAFNRAAFEYSQANDRSGTTKDKVAVRGWDTIPPAPPPVVNYAPKREQES; this is encoded by the coding sequence ATGATGAAACTCCGTGCAATTCTAATAATGACGGTCTATGCCATCCTGGTCGCTATGACAAGCTTGTGGATGGCGAAGCAATCCTATTCTTGGTTTCCGCCAGAAGCAGCAGCAGAAGCAAAGTTGCTGGACGATCTATTCAGTCTCTTTACTGGGTTAGGCACATTCATTTACTTAGGTGTAATTGGACCTTTCCTCTACTCGTTGGTCTTTCATCGAGCCAGTAAGTATGACATGAGCGATGGTCCCCCGATTGAAGGCAATACCTGGCTGGAAATTGTCTGGACGGCAGTACCATTAGTTTTGGTGTTAACGCTTTCTTTTGTTAGCTATCGGACTTACGAAAAAATGGCAGTGCGGGGTCCGATGGAACTGGTACACTTGCATATGCCTCAGATAATACAGCCTGCTTATGCCGAACCCTTTGACAGCAAGCCTCAGCAGGAAATTCAGAATGCAGTAGAAACCGCTCCCATCGAGCAAATTGACGTGACCGCTAAGCAATGGGCATGGATTTTCCATTATCCAAAACAGGATATTACTAGCACTGAGTTACATTTACCAGTCGATCGCCGCGTGCGATTTACCTTGCGATCGCAGGATGTGTTACATGGCTTTTATATTCCAGCATTTCGCCTGAAGCAAGATGTCGTTCCTAACCACGAAATCGATTTTGAACTGACTCCTGTGAAAACTGGAACCTATCGCCTGCGCGATTCCATGTTTAGCGGGACTTACTTTGCTGCAAATCAAGCAGATGTCGTGGTTCAACCATTCAACGAATATCAACAGTGGCTTGCCGACGCTGCCGCTGGCTCGCCCACCCCTGCTTTTAATCGGGCTGCTTTCGAGTACAGCCAAGCCAACGATCGCTCTGGGACAACGAAAGACAAGGTAGCCGTTCGCGGTTGGGACACTATCCCACCTGCACCCCCGCCTGTGGTGAATTATGCTCCCAAGAGGGAACAAGAGAGCTGA
- a CDS encoding cytochrome c oxidase subunit I: MTNISLEAPEAVRGQPYPGAPDNWKRFFTFSTDHKVIGIQYIVTSFFFFLIGGTLSMIMRGELITPDADLVDRTVYNALFTMHGSIMLFMWTFPVLVGLGNYLVPLMIGARDMAFPRLNAVSFWMVPVVGILMLASFLVPGGPSQSGWWAYPPVSLQNPTGNLLNGQVLWILAVAISGVSSIMGGVNFVTTIFKMRAPGMTWFRTPAFVWSVLGAQLIQLYGLPALTGGAVMLLLDITIGTSFFAPERGGNPILYQHFFWFYSHPAVYVMVLPAFGIFSEVLPVHARKPLFGYRVIAASSILITVVSGAVWVHHMFASATPGWMRILFMVTSMLVAIPSGIKVFGWVATIWGGKIRFTTPMLFALGGISNWLFAGITGIFLASVPIDIHVNNTYFVVGHFHYVLYGAIVMGIYAAIYHWFPKMTGRMYYEGLGKLHFALTYLGTALTFLPMHPAGLMGMPRRVASYDLEFAYWNVLASIGGFLLGLSTLPFILNMVSAWIRGEKVGNNPWRAYGLEWLTSSPPTVENFEETPVVVSGPYGYGRNQPLVGNIPNPGLTQFPESLTQQQTS, from the coding sequence ATGACAAACATCTCGCTCGAGGCTCCAGAAGCCGTTCGCGGACAGCCATACCCTGGTGCGCCCGACAACTGGAAGCGATTCTTCACCTTCAGCACCGATCACAAAGTCATTGGCATTCAATACATCGTCACATCTTTTTTCTTTTTCCTAATTGGCGGCACGTTGTCGATGATTATGCGGGGCGAACTGATTACCCCCGATGCCGATCTGGTCGATCGCACTGTTTATAACGCGCTGTTCACAATGCATGGCTCGATCATGCTGTTTATGTGGACGTTCCCCGTTTTAGTGGGATTGGGAAATTATCTCGTGCCACTGATGATTGGAGCGCGAGATATGGCATTTCCTCGGCTGAATGCGGTTTCGTTTTGGATGGTTCCTGTAGTAGGCATTCTGATGCTAGCCAGTTTCCTGGTACCAGGAGGTCCATCGCAGTCGGGATGGTGGGCATATCCGCCTGTGAGTTTGCAAAACCCGACTGGCAATCTGCTGAACGGACAGGTGTTATGGATTTTGGCAGTAGCAATTTCGGGCGTATCTTCCATCATGGGTGGGGTGAATTTCGTCACTACCATCTTCAAAATGCGTGCGCCAGGAATGACTTGGTTTAGAACGCCTGCCTTTGTTTGGTCTGTGCTGGGAGCGCAGTTAATTCAACTGTACGGCTTGCCTGCACTGACTGGGGGTGCGGTGATGCTGTTGCTCGATATCACGATCGGCACGAGTTTTTTTGCCCCAGAGCGGGGTGGCAACCCTATACTTTATCAACACTTTTTTTGGTTTTACTCCCATCCGGCAGTCTACGTCATGGTTCTGCCAGCATTCGGCATATTTTCCGAAGTTTTGCCCGTTCATGCCCGTAAGCCTTTATTCGGCTATCGGGTGATTGCGGCATCATCCATCCTGATTACGGTTGTCAGTGGAGCAGTATGGGTACATCACATGTTTGCCAGTGCCACACCTGGTTGGATGCGGATACTCTTCATGGTGACATCGATGCTGGTTGCCATTCCTTCCGGTATTAAAGTGTTTGGCTGGGTGGCAACGATTTGGGGTGGTAAGATCCGCTTCACCACGCCGATGCTATTTGCGCTCGGTGGCATTAGTAATTGGTTGTTTGCTGGAATTACCGGAATTTTTCTGGCTTCTGTACCGATCGATATTCACGTCAACAACACTTACTTTGTCGTCGGACATTTCCATTACGTGCTGTATGGCGCGATCGTTATGGGGATTTATGCCGCGATCTATCACTGGTTTCCTAAAATGACCGGACGTATGTATTACGAAGGATTGGGGAAACTGCACTTTGCTTTAACCTACCTGGGAACGGCGTTAACTTTCCTACCCATGCACCCTGCTGGACTGATGGGAATGCCCCGTCGTGTCGCCTCTTACGATCTAGAATTTGCCTACTGGAACGTCCTCGCAAGTATTGGCGGTTTTCTGTTGGGGCTGTCTACGCTACCATTTATTCTCAACATGGTGAGTGCTTGGATTCGGGGCGAGAAAGTAGGCAACAATCCCTGGCGGGCATACGGTTTAGAGTGGCTTACCTCTTCACCACCAACCGTCGAAAACTTTGAAGAAACGCCAGTTGTGGTTTCGGGACCCTACGGCTACGGTAGAAACCAACCATTAGTAGGAAACATTCCCAATCCAGGCTTGACTCAATTTCCTGAATCTCTGACGCAGCAGCAAACATCATGA
- a CDS encoding sodium:proton antiporter: protein MEESLKTTVLLSETVAAGISAQVLASYLQIPSIVFLLLFGILLGSDGLDFLHPSLLGNGLEVLVSMLVALILFEGGLNLQLRELGAVSSSLRNLVTIGVLITLIGGAIAAHWLSEFPWSIAFLYASLVVVTGPTVVQPLLKQVGVDRQVSTLLEGEGVFIDPIGAIGAAIVLHLVLSGDVELLVSIESLLLRLGIGGAIGAVGGWLLSLILRQDSFLSQELKNLVVLASVWGLFSLAQVIRGESGLVVVVVMGIVLRAAYLPSEPLLRHFNEQLSILSNSVLFILLAADLSIASVFALGWGSVLTVLVLMFVVRPINILVSTWNQGFNWRQQLFLCWIAPRGIVAASLASLFAVSLTKHGINGGDSIKALVFLTIMMTVFCQGLTARWIASLLNLRISQGDERRSLPVSEEVKTPENRDKIGLAAESDN, encoded by the coding sequence ATGGAAGAATCCTTAAAAACTACTGTTTTGCTAAGTGAAACTGTTGCTGCTGGTATCTCTGCTCAAGTATTAGCCAGTTATCTTCAAATTCCCAGCATTGTCTTCCTACTCTTATTTGGGATTCTTCTGGGATCGGACGGCTTGGATTTTCTACATCCATCGCTATTGGGTAATGGTCTGGAAGTACTCGTTTCAATGTTAGTGGCACTGATTTTATTTGAAGGCGGATTAAATCTACAGCTACGAGAGTTAGGAGCAGTTTCTAGTAGCCTGCGTAATCTTGTCACCATAGGAGTCCTAATTACCCTGATTGGTGGCGCGATCGCTGCCCACTGGCTGAGCGAATTTCCCTGGTCAATTGCTTTTCTTTATGCCTCGTTGGTAGTGGTCACGGGTCCAACAGTAGTTCAACCACTGCTCAAACAGGTAGGTGTAGACCGACAGGTATCGACACTTTTGGAAGGGGAAGGCGTTTTTATCGATCCAATTGGGGCAATTGGAGCAGCGATCGTACTTCATTTAGTTTTAAGTGGAGATGTGGAGTTACTCGTCTCAATTGAAAGCCTACTCTTGCGATTGGGTATAGGTGGAGCAATTGGTGCAGTTGGAGGCTGGTTGCTCAGCCTCATTCTCAGACAGGACAGCTTTCTGTCGCAAGAGTTGAAAAATTTGGTAGTTTTAGCTAGCGTTTGGGGCTTGTTTAGTCTGGCACAGGTGATACGCGGTGAATCGGGTTTGGTGGTTGTCGTTGTCATGGGCATAGTTTTACGAGCTGCTTACTTGCCCTCCGAGCCGTTGCTGCGTCACTTTAACGAACAGTTGAGCATTTTATCTAATTCAGTTTTGTTTATCCTGCTAGCGGCAGATTTATCAATTGCCAGTGTTTTCGCTTTAGGTTGGGGAAGCGTCCTTACCGTTCTAGTGCTAATGTTTGTGGTACGTCCGATAAATATATTGGTTTCTACTTGGAATCAAGGTTTCAACTGGCGACAGCAATTATTTCTCTGTTGGATTGCTCCCCGTGGAATTGTCGCTGCTTCTTTAGCTTCTTTGTTTGCGGTTTCACTCACAAAACACGGTATTAACGGCGGTGATTCGATTAAAGCTCTAGTATTTTTAACGATTATGATGACAGTTTTTTGTCAAGGACTGACAGCTCGTTGGATTGCCAGTCTGCTTAATCTGCGAATCAGCCAAGGAGATGAAAGGCGATCGCTACCAGTCAGCGAAGAAGTAAAAACGCCAGAAAATAGAGATAAGATCGGTCTTGCTGCCGAATCAGATAACTAA
- a CDS encoding heme-copper oxidase subunit III → MTAERANPSGELRNAQDVEANVRQHQEHDAASNSKFGFIVFLLSESVIFLSFFTGYIVYKTTTLDWYPPGVTGLETRDPFINTLVLVSSSFVIYVAERYLHDKKLWGFRLFLLITMAMGSYFLFGQAVEWRSLPFSYQSGLFGGTFFLLTGFHGLHVLTGILLQTLMLGRSFIPGNYDNGYFGVEATSLFWHFVDVIWIVLYTLIYVWQ, encoded by the coding sequence ATGACAGCAGAAAGAGCGAACCCCTCTGGGGAGCTACGCAACGCGCAAGACGTTGAAGCTAACGTTCGACAGCACCAGGAGCATGACGCAGCAAGCAATAGTAAGTTTGGCTTTATCGTGTTTCTGCTGTCGGAAAGTGTCATTTTCCTGAGCTTCTTTACGGGTTACATTGTCTACAAAACCACTACCCTAGACTGGTATCCACCAGGTGTGACTGGCTTGGAAACCAGAGATCCATTCATTAATACCCTCGTGCTGGTATCCAGTAGTTTTGTCATCTACGTAGCTGAGCGTTATTTACACGATAAAAAACTGTGGGGCTTTCGCCTATTTCTATTAATTACTATGGCGATGGGCAGTTATTTCCTCTTTGGGCAAGCTGTGGAATGGCGCAGTTTACCATTTAGCTACCAGTCGGGTTTGTTCGGCGGCACGTTCTTTTTATTAACTGGATTTCATGGCTTGCACGTTCTCACCGGAATTCTGCTGCAAACATTAATGTTGGGGCGATCGTTTATTCCTGGTAACTACGACAACGGTTATTTTGGTGTTGAAGCAACGTCCTTATTCTGGCACTTTGTCGATGTCATTTGGATCGTGTTGTACACGCTCATTTACGTTTGGCAGTAG
- a CDS encoding mechanosensitive ion channel domain-containing protein — MLFTIAFLIILWLLRRVANALIGESIRDRYNGRIWFWAGQGLNLITAVLLILGLLEIRFDNPNRLATAIGLVTAGVAFALQKVITAIAGYFVILRSNIVSVGDIVWQYNTLNMRIVKGETNFS; from the coding sequence GTGTTATTCACTATAGCCTTCTTGATTATCCTCTGGTTGCTGCGTCGTGTAGCGAATGCTTTGATCGGAGAATCAATTCGCGATCGCTACAACGGGCGAATTTGGTTCTGGGCAGGGCAAGGACTAAATCTAATTACGGCAGTGCTGTTAATCTTGGGGCTGCTAGAAATTCGGTTTGACAACCCCAATCGACTCGCCACTGCAATCGGTTTGGTCACAGCAGGTGTAGCCTTTGCCCTGCAAAAAGTAATTACGGCGATCGCGGGTTACTTTGTGATTTTGCGGAGTAATATTGTTAGCGTTGGCGATATTGTTTGGCAATACAATACCTTAAATATGCGAATTGTAAAGGGGGAAACTAATTTTAGCTGA
- a CDS encoding universal stress protein, which translates to MSWLQKDRVLVPIDFSEESFAALSPAREFVKDASHLYVLHVLSHLHPAEPGAMWNTLDDRTRQQHVKETLDKRFKASEFEGVHIGVAVGDPSSEILDYAKEINADLIVIPSHGKTGLSRFFLGSVAERVIRYANCPVVVLKKN; encoded by the coding sequence ATGAGTTGGTTACAGAAAGACCGAGTTTTAGTTCCGATCGATTTTTCAGAAGAGTCTTTTGCTGCACTATCTCCAGCACGAGAATTTGTGAAGGATGCGAGTCATTTGTATGTTCTGCACGTTCTGTCTCACCTGCATCCAGCTGAACCTGGAGCGATGTGGAATACTTTAGACGATCGCACCCGCCAGCAGCACGTAAAAGAGACTTTGGACAAACGATTTAAAGCTTCGGAGTTTGAAGGAGTTCATATTGGTGTTGCTGTTGGCGACCCCAGTTCGGAGATTCTCGACTATGCTAAGGAGATTAATGCCGATTTAATTGTGATTCCATCGCATGGCAAAACTGGCTTGAGTCGATTTTTTCTCGGTTCGGTAGCAGAACGAGTGATTCGCTATGCTAATTGTCCTGTGGTGGTGTTGAAAAAAAATTAG
- a CDS encoding DUF2231 domain-containing protein, producing the protein MFKYLPPLNEHNLPYPDTIHPIVVHFVIAMVLFAVFCDLLGYFTKNSKLYEVSWWNLAFATVSIFIAIIFGQIEAGLAEPYAASVSTLNAHTILGWSLSGILAVITAWRYVIRLQERPQLPLPYLAASVLLVGLVCIQTYLGSLLVWVYGLHTIPVVEAIRGGIL; encoded by the coding sequence GTGTTTAAGTACCTTCCGCCTCTCAACGAGCATAACCTTCCTTACCCCGATACCATTCACCCAATCGTGGTGCATTTCGTAATTGCGATGGTGCTGTTTGCAGTGTTTTGCGATCTGCTGGGGTATTTCACAAAAAATTCTAAATTGTATGAAGTCAGTTGGTGGAATCTGGCTTTCGCAACAGTTTCGATCTTCATTGCCATTATTTTTGGACAAATTGAGGCAGGTCTGGCAGAACCTTACGCTGCATCTGTTTCAACGCTGAATGCTCATACAATTTTGGGCTGGTCGCTCTCAGGAATTCTAGCAGTCATCACCGCATGGCGCTACGTGATCCGGTTGCAGGAAAGACCGCAGCTACCCCTTCCTTACCTCGCAGCGAGCGTGCTGCTAGTTGGGCTAGTTTGTATTCAGACATACCTGGGCAGCTTACTCGTGTGGGTCTATGGCTTGCATACGATTCCTGTCGTAGAGGCAATCAGAGGAGGTATATTATGA
- a CDS encoding DUF2231 domain-containing protein — MNPDLLEQWGSLGVNGLPYPIPIHPNLVHLTLGLFIVAIAFDIVGVLFPVEKAVFKFLAIPVTRSALFDVGWYNLLASAIVTFFTVMAGVFEVSLAVPLADVTSAWGFHALETMILHGVGGVMILTSIVGMTVWRGFQRYQWRKDMARQVQWSYLAAGLFVFALMFVQGTLGAHLGAEFGIHVTADQMLHLGENPNQL, encoded by the coding sequence ATGAATCCAGACTTGCTGGAACAGTGGGGGAGTTTGGGAGTTAATGGGTTGCCCTACCCAATTCCCATCCATCCCAACCTGGTGCATCTAACGCTAGGGTTATTTATCGTAGCGATCGCCTTTGATATTGTAGGGGTGCTGTTTCCCGTTGAGAAAGCAGTTTTTAAGTTTCTAGCGATTCCCGTCACCCGCTCGGCGCTGTTTGATGTCGGTTGGTATAACCTGTTGGCATCAGCGATCGTTACATTTTTTACGGTCATGGCTGGTGTGTTTGAAGTTTCTTTGGCTGTACCCCTGGCGGATGTCACCAGCGCTTGGGGATTTCATGCTTTAGAAACGATGATTCTACACGGTGTAGGGGGGGTAATGATTTTGACCTCGATTGTGGGAATGACCGTTTGGCGAGGCTTTCAACGCTATCAGTGGCGCAAAGACATGGCAAGACAGGTACAGTGGAGTTATCTCGCTGCTGGTTTATTTGTTTTTGCTCTGATGTTTGTGCAGGGAACGCTGGGCGCGCATCTGGGTGCTGAGTTCGGCATTCATGTGACAGCGGATCAAATGCTGCACTTAGGCGAAAATCCCAATCAACTCTAG